The Micromonospora sp. NBC_01740 genome includes a window with the following:
- a CDS encoding ATP-dependent helicase — protein MNLDQPRLDILAASGHLLIVGGPGCGKTSIALLKAREAVSALEPEQSVLFLSFSRAAVRQISDRMTGLLNLQTRRRLEVRTFHAFFMDVVRSHGRFQTGKPSSFITPDQEQQLQAAFEGDWAAETRRLAADEGKYVFDLLACTTGDLFERYLALAALYSNAYPVVIVDEFQDTNDDQWRAIRALSSASTVICLADPDQRIYDHLPGVNERRIQDAIETLQPKAFDLSKDNHRSPGQGLLAYANAVLRNDPIVPVPDNLTYGTYSYPRTVETVVHAYLVVLRQHLHKELGREPTVAVLAPTNALVGRLSETAATDTELGGKIYPAVDHELNLDQDLATASAYVVASILEWPGLNTSEALTTTLKHIGNFYRVKSTRFAGAKGTVSTLERALQNIASGTKVRSNTAKIIVAACSEGIRFTGSPVQDWQLARARLSGSTELKEIFGKARLIRLLEATDAIAWELTDAWNGTAYTDAAAVVRRVLANRMIEATQAERTASTTFMNMYKSKGKEFDGVIIAETRFGNDQLIDLTRKEAEIQSRRRLLRVAITRARHHVVIIRHASQPSLIS, from the coding sequence ATGAATCTTGATCAACCCCGACTCGACATCCTTGCGGCATCGGGTCATCTACTCATCGTCGGCGGTCCTGGATGCGGCAAGACCTCCATTGCTCTACTTAAAGCACGCGAGGCCGTTTCCGCCCTAGAGCCGGAACAGTCCGTACTGTTCCTTAGTTTCTCACGAGCCGCAGTGCGACAGATCAGCGACCGAATGACGGGGTTGCTTAATCTGCAGACACGGCGGCGCTTAGAGGTGCGCACCTTTCACGCTTTCTTCATGGACGTCGTACGGAGCCACGGCCGTTTCCAAACCGGCAAGCCATCATCTTTCATCACTCCTGACCAAGAGCAGCAGCTCCAAGCGGCGTTCGAGGGGGACTGGGCCGCCGAGACCCGCCGCCTGGCCGCCGACGAAGGAAAGTATGTGTTCGACCTGCTCGCCTGCACCACAGGCGACCTCTTCGAGCGCTACCTCGCTCTCGCGGCCCTCTACAGCAACGCGTACCCCGTCGTGATCGTGGACGAGTTCCAAGACACCAATGACGACCAGTGGCGAGCAATCCGCGCACTGAGCTCGGCATCAACGGTTATCTGCCTCGCCGACCCCGACCAGCGGATCTACGATCACCTGCCCGGTGTCAACGAGCGACGAATCCAGGACGCTATCGAGACCCTGCAGCCGAAAGCGTTCGACCTATCGAAGGACAACCACCGCAGCCCTGGGCAGGGCCTGCTCGCATACGCGAACGCCGTGCTACGGAACGACCCAATCGTCCCGGTACCCGACAACTTGACCTATGGCACCTACAGCTACCCAAGGACGGTAGAGACCGTCGTACACGCATATTTGGTCGTACTGCGCCAGCACCTGCACAAGGAACTGGGCAGAGAGCCGACCGTAGCGGTACTCGCCCCGACGAACGCCCTCGTGGGTCGGCTATCGGAGACGGCGGCGACGGACACCGAGCTCGGCGGAAAGATCTATCCCGCCGTGGACCACGAGCTCAACCTCGACCAGGACCTCGCGACTGCGTCTGCCTATGTAGTTGCCTCCATCCTGGAGTGGCCTGGCCTCAATACAAGCGAGGCGCTCACGACGACGTTGAAACACATCGGCAACTTCTACCGTGTCAAGTCCACTAGGTTCGCAGGCGCGAAGGGTACTGTTTCAACGCTTGAACGTGCGCTGCAGAACATCGCTTCTGGGACGAAGGTTCGATCAAACACTGCCAAGATAATCGTTGCAGCCTGTTCCGAGGGGATCCGGTTCACCGGTAGTCCAGTGCAGGATTGGCAACTCGCTCGCGCCCGCTTGAGCGGCTCTACCGAGCTGAAGGAGATTTTCGGCAAGGCGCGGCTCATCCGGCTACTGGAAGCAACCGATGCAATTGCTTGGGAATTAACTGACGCTTGGAACGGCACCGCGTATACGGACGCTGCTGCGGTTGTGCGTCGAGTGCTGGCCAATCGAATGATTGAGGCGACCCAAGCCGAACGAACCGCGTCCACGACGTTCATGAACATGTACAAGTCAAAAGGTAAGGAGTTCGATGGCGTGATCATCGCGGAGACAAGATTTGGCAATGACCAGCTCATCGATCTCACGAGAAAGGAGGCCGAGATACAGTCCCGGCGACGGCTTCTGCGAGTTGCGATCACGCGGGCACGCCATCATGTGGTGATCATTCGCCACGCCTCGCAACCATCCCTGATCTCCTAA
- a CDS encoding ATP-dependent nuclease has product MKVSRITFQNFRGAKSGTVLLDGHTLLVGGNSVGKSTICDALDLVLGPERMSRRPVIDEHDFFAGQYLLEDGTTPEVRIEVILTDLSEEATRRFRSHLRVWSASTQDLLNEVVPPAPTLSEAPDPTAATAPTSDAVSDGAWCLPVVFIGRFDPDEDDFAAGTFFAYPEAIADSFADFGGDLGEGLKPFKREDKRLCGFIYLRANRTGNRALSFQRGSLIDTIVRLEAQGTDASLWERAIRDVHQVVVTGDGSGFAKIRTEVRKLVSQFINLTDHPAAVDVHVSDLTREHLREVLRLFVSTQPGTYPVPFNRLSTGSLNLLVFALLTYIAKLTEDQSVIFAMEEPEIALPPHAQRRLVRFTLDQMDQVIVTSHSPYVIEMFDPDHVVTVARDDAGALTSWPVALPPDYKLKKYRTNQRQFAEAVLARAVCVVEGATELAAMRVAADILERDPTSGYQHLDLMGISLFDAGGDTSVPLYAPVFAAMGKPVFGIHDTPVRPLTPEQELKAIEFTIYKVIDYAGIEELLTDQIPVEVQRRFCTAVSTRSDYPQDCGLLDATAGEQDVKDHTRNVLRKRKGSFDGYAPLLVEECRTQADLPATIVDFLFKMNEELSEKTPSEVANDIVGVAADES; this is encoded by the coding sequence GTGAAGGTAAGTCGCATCACTTTCCAGAACTTCCGCGGCGCGAAGAGCGGAACGGTGCTCCTGGATGGCCACACCTTGCTCGTGGGCGGTAACAGTGTCGGCAAGTCCACGATCTGTGACGCCCTCGACCTCGTGTTGGGGCCGGAGCGGATGAGCCGACGCCCCGTGATCGACGAGCATGACTTCTTCGCCGGCCAGTATCTGCTGGAGGACGGAACTACCCCGGAAGTCAGAATCGAGGTAATCCTGACCGACCTCTCCGAAGAAGCCACTCGCCGCTTCCGCAGCCACCTGCGCGTCTGGTCGGCGAGCACGCAGGACTTGCTGAACGAGGTGGTACCACCTGCACCGACGCTCAGCGAGGCCCCGGATCCCACCGCCGCTACGGCGCCGACCTCAGATGCGGTGTCGGACGGAGCATGGTGCCTACCGGTGGTATTCATCGGCCGCTTCGATCCCGACGAAGACGACTTTGCCGCAGGTACCTTCTTCGCGTACCCGGAGGCCATTGCCGACAGCTTCGCCGACTTCGGGGGCGACCTCGGGGAAGGCCTCAAGCCCTTTAAACGCGAGGACAAGCGGCTTTGCGGGTTTATCTACCTGCGCGCCAATCGGACCGGCAACCGAGCACTCAGCTTCCAACGGGGATCGTTGATCGATACGATCGTCCGGCTAGAGGCCCAGGGCACCGACGCGTCGCTATGGGAGCGGGCGATACGCGACGTGCACCAAGTGGTGGTCACTGGGGACGGCTCGGGCTTCGCGAAGATCCGTACCGAGGTCCGCAAACTCGTTAGCCAGTTCATCAATCTTACGGACCATCCGGCAGCCGTGGACGTGCACGTATCGGATCTCACCCGCGAACATCTACGCGAAGTCCTCCGGCTGTTCGTGTCGACACAGCCGGGCACCTACCCGGTCCCGTTCAACCGACTGAGTACCGGGTCGTTGAATCTGCTGGTCTTCGCATTGCTCACATATATCGCCAAACTGACTGAGGACCAGTCCGTTATCTTCGCGATGGAGGAGCCGGAAATCGCGCTGCCGCCGCATGCGCAGCGCAGGTTGGTCCGGTTCACGCTCGATCAGATGGACCAAGTCATTGTTACGTCGCATTCGCCCTACGTCATCGAGATGTTCGACCCCGACCATGTGGTCACCGTAGCCCGAGACGATGCCGGAGCGCTAACTAGCTGGCCGGTGGCTCTCCCACCTGACTACAAGCTGAAAAAATATCGGACCAACCAGCGTCAGTTCGCGGAAGCGGTCCTGGCACGCGCTGTCTGTGTCGTGGAAGGAGCCACCGAGCTCGCCGCCATGCGCGTCGCTGCCGACATACTAGAGCGGGATCCGACCTCGGGTTATCAGCACCTCGATCTGATGGGCATCTCTTTATTCGATGCCGGCGGAGATACGTCGGTGCCGCTGTACGCGCCGGTTTTCGCTGCGATGGGCAAGCCTGTGTTCGGTATTCATGACACACCGGTCAGACCCTTGACACCCGAGCAGGAATTAAAGGCAATCGAGTTCACCATCTACAAGGTAATCGACTACGCCGGGATCGAGGAGTTGCTAACCGATCAAATCCCGGTTGAGGTACAGCGCCGATTTTGTACTGCCGTCAGCACCAGAAGCGACTACCCGCAGGACTGCGGCCTCCTCGATGCCACCGCAGGCGAACAGGACGTCAAAGATCACACGCGTAACGTGCTGAGGAAGCGCAAGGGGTCTTTCGACGGTTACGCGCCACTGCTGGTCGAAGAGTGTCGTACTCAGGCGGATCTTCCGGCGACGATCGTCGACTTCCTATTTAAGATGAACGAGGAGCTTTCCGAGAAGACACCGAGCGAGGTAGCTAACGATATCGTAGGCGTAGCCGCCGATGAATCTTGA